The proteins below are encoded in one region of Rhizobium sp. 9140:
- a CDS encoding CtrA inhibitor SciP encodes MTEMVRPRVKYVIGPDGSPLTIADLPPANTRRWVIRRKAEVVAAVRGGLLSLEEACERYTLTVEEFLSWQASITDHGLAGLRTTRIQQYRH; translated from the coding sequence ATGACCGAAATGGTACGACCCCGCGTGAAGTATGTCATCGGCCCGGATGGCAGCCCACTGACGATCGCCGATCTTCCCCCGGCGAACACGCGGCGCTGGGTGATTAGACGGAAGGCAGAAGTGGTGGCAGCCGTTCGCGGCGGCCTGCTGAGCCTTGAAGAGGCCTGTGAGCGGTATACGCTGACGGTCGAGGAGTTCCTGTCCTGGCAGGCTTCGATCACCGATCACGGTCTCGCAGGGCTGCGCACGACGCGCATCCAGCAATATCGCCACTGA
- a CDS encoding helix-turn-helix transcriptional regulator encodes MPDVDETVSSGRSSLLFPTPDPSSVQTEYEVLRLMRQCAADFGFDNFMIVRAPAGDQQNFAERLVVSSWPSDLVRGYDALDIFRLSRLVEELRHTKLPVFNETATLLGLHGKPVTAVEITPSMAFTLAVLLHTTYADPFIVTLSGSRDAPEGIEAAELYYILLQLFERLERSMDAGVTTREKLSAREIECLRWAAAGKSSDEIAIILGISAYTVSSYFKTAARKLDAVNRMQAIARAMRLKII; translated from the coding sequence ATGCCTGACGTCGATGAAACGGTGAGCAGCGGGAGATCGAGCCTGCTCTTTCCGACCCCGGATCCGTCCTCCGTCCAGACGGAATACGAAGTCCTGCGCCTCATGCGGCAATGCGCCGCCGACTTCGGCTTCGACAACTTCATGATCGTACGCGCTCCGGCTGGCGACCAGCAGAATTTTGCCGAACGCCTCGTCGTCAGCAGCTGGCCCTCCGATCTGGTGCGGGGCTACGACGCGCTCGACATTTTCCGGCTGAGCCGGCTGGTGGAGGAGCTGCGCCACACCAAGTTGCCCGTGTTCAATGAGACAGCCACCCTTCTCGGCCTCCACGGCAAACCCGTGACCGCCGTCGAGATCACCCCCTCCATGGCGTTCACGCTCGCGGTGCTGCTGCACACGACCTATGCCGATCCCTTCATCGTTACGCTGTCCGGCAGCCGCGACGCGCCGGAAGGCATCGAGGCGGCAGAGCTCTATTATATCCTTTTACAGCTGTTCGAGCGGCTGGAGCGCTCCATGGACGCCGGCGTCACCACGCGGGAAAAGCTTTCCGCCCGCGAGATCGAATGCCTCCGCTGGGCCGCTGCCGGCAAGAGCAGCGACGAGATCGCCATCATCCTCGGCATCTCCGCCTACACCGTCAGCAGCTACTTCAAGACCGCCGCCCGCAAGCTCGACGCCGTCAACCGCATGCAGGCGATCGCCCGCGCCATGCGGCTGAAGATCA